In a single window of the Saccharothrix australiensis genome:
- a CDS encoding DUF1702 family protein: protein MDPGRVDFGRRRFRLRTGPARGVLESAARAFLSGLNAAIEGRTVDRLARRIGEVDPAHRGFACEGAGMGCALLDLVTLARGRRVAELLSGPGSAHPHLVHVGIGWAYARLRLRPVAGVPTADPLLRWLAWDGFGFHQGFFHADRAIGRARVEPGLPPGARAVRDQGLGRALWFHECADPEGVALRVAEFPPDRQADLWSGVGLAATYAGGADAAELSRLVGPAGRHRRWLAQGCAFACKARQVGSVVPAHTHEAAALLAGVGVAEAAAWTDRALALLDDGPVTLTRYQRWRTETSRQWEER, encoded by the coding sequence GTGGACCCCGGCCGGGTCGACTTCGGCCGGCGTAGGTTCCGGTTGCGGACCGGCCCGGCGCGGGGCGTGCTCGAATCCGCGGCCCGCGCCTTCCTGTCCGGGCTGAACGCCGCGATCGAGGGGCGCACGGTCGACCGACTGGCGCGGCGCATCGGCGAGGTGGACCCGGCGCACAGGGGCTTCGCCTGCGAGGGAGCCGGAATGGGCTGTGCCCTGCTGGACCTCGTCACGCTCGCCAGGGGGCGGCGAGTGGCGGAGTTGCTCAGCGGACCGGGCAGTGCCCACCCGCACCTGGTGCACGTGGGGATCGGGTGGGCCTACGCGCGGCTGCGCCTGCGGCCGGTGGCCGGTGTGCCGACCGCGGACCCGCTGCTGCGCTGGCTGGCCTGGGACGGGTTCGGTTTCCACCAGGGGTTCTTCCACGCCGACCGCGCGATCGGCCGCGCACGGGTGGAGCCGGGGCTGCCGCCGGGTGCGCGCGCCGTGCGCGACCAGGGCCTCGGCCGGGCGCTGTGGTTCCACGAATGCGCCGATCCGGAGGGCGTGGCGCTGCGGGTCGCGGAGTTCCCGCCGGACCGGCAGGCGGATCTGTGGAGCGGCGTGGGGCTGGCGGCCACCTACGCAGGCGGCGCCGATGCCGCCGAGCTGAGCAGGCTGGTCGGGCCGGCCGGGCGGCACCGGCGGTGGCTCGCCCAGGGCTGCGCGTTCGCGTGCAAGGCCCGGCAGGTGGGTTCGGTGGTGCCCGCGCACACCCACGAGGCCGCGGCGCTGCTGGCGGGGGTCGGCGTCGCCGAGGCCGCCGCGTGGACCGACCGCGCGCTGGCCCTGCTGGACGACGGGCCGGTCACCCTCACCCGGTACCAGCGGTGGCGCACCGAGACCAGCCGACAGTGGGAGGAGCGATGA
- a CDS encoding ABC1 kinase family protein: MVLRFARVLLVLGRRSSSLAWSAATGRLRGHRAGPVLESWLAGTVVELGAAFVKAAQLLSTRADLLPPGVCRALARLYDQVRPEPAPSFAALRGSAGSPATLVGSGSIACVYRVRVADGRDVAVKVRRPDVERSLPLDLAVLERVAGVLARLPVLRGAPVVEIARQLSAGIRAQLDLTREAELLDGFRRSMADVPGVTVPAVHRDLSTEDMVVMDFVGGLVRFRPDELSAAGRRRAVVTALRAVYRMLFIDGVVHCDLHPGNLYFREDGSIVVLDAGFTVRLSDSAREKFAAFFYCMGRGDGPACADIVASTATTVPGADPDGFRAELVALVEESAGRRAEEFDLISFATTLFDIQRRHGFYADPQFVFPILSLLVLEGAVRAFHPEVDFQREAKPLLVTALFERAMARGGASR, from the coding sequence GTGGTTCTTCGGTTCGCACGGGTTCTGCTGGTCCTCGGTAGGCGCTCGTCGTCGTTGGCCTGGTCGGCGGCGACCGGCCGGCTGCGCGGGCACCGGGCCGGGCCCGTGCTGGAGTCGTGGCTGGCCGGCACGGTGGTCGAGCTGGGTGCGGCGTTCGTGAAGGCGGCGCAGTTGCTGAGCACGCGGGCGGATCTGCTGCCGCCGGGGGTCTGCCGTGCGCTGGCCCGGCTCTACGACCAGGTGCGCCCGGAACCCGCGCCCTCGTTCGCGGCACTGCGGGGGTCGGCCGGCTCGCCGGCGACGCTCGTCGGGTCGGGCAGCATCGCCTGCGTCTACCGGGTTCGGGTCGCCGACGGCCGGGACGTCGCCGTCAAGGTGCGCCGACCGGATGTGGAGCGGTCGTTGCCGCTGGACCTGGCTGTGCTGGAGCGCGTCGCCGGTGTGCTGGCTCGGCTGCCCGTCCTGCGCGGTGCACCGGTCGTCGAGATCGCCCGGCAGCTCAGCGCAGGCATCCGGGCGCAGCTCGACCTCACCCGCGAGGCCGAGCTGCTCGACGGTTTCCGGAGGAGCATGGCCGACGTGCCCGGGGTGACGGTGCCCGCGGTCCACCGCGACCTGTCCACAGAGGACATGGTGGTGATGGACTTCGTCGGTGGCCTGGTCCGCTTCCGGCCGGACGAGCTTTCGGCAGCGGGCCGGCGGCGTGCCGTGGTGACCGCGCTGCGCGCGGTGTACCGGATGCTGTTCATCGACGGTGTGGTCCACTGCGACCTGCACCCGGGGAACCTGTACTTCCGGGAGGACGGCTCGATCGTGGTCCTGGACGCCGGGTTCACCGTGCGGCTGTCGGATTCGGCGCGGGAGAAGTTCGCGGCGTTCTTCTACTGCATGGGTCGCGGCGACGGACCGGCGTGCGCGGACATCGTGGCCTCGACGGCCACGACGGTGCCGGGTGCGGACCCGGACGGCTTCCGCGCCGAGTTGGTGGCCCTGGTGGAGGAGAGTGCCGGTCGGCGCGCGGAGGAGTTCGACCTCATCTCGTTCGCCACCACGCTGTTCGACATCCAGCGGCGGCACGGTTTCTACGCCGACCCGCAGTTCGTGTTCCCGATCCTGTCGTTGTTGGTCCTGGAGGGCGCCGTGCGTGCGTTCCACCCGGAGGTGGACTTCCAGCGGGAGGCGAAGCCCCTGCTGGTCACGGCGTTGTTCGAGCGCGCGATGGCGCGCGGCGGAGCGTCGCGGTGA